The window TCTACGTGGAATTTGTCGAGTTCTTTTCGGGAATAAATCGCCTCGATGCCATATTTCGCTTTTTTTGCTAATGCCTCTAGCAAGGTTATTGCAGTAGCTTTTGCTTCTTCATCACCTTGTTGAACATGCAAATACGCTGCACCACCTGCACCTTGAACATAGGCGCGCCATTTCATTTCACCATTTTCCTCATAGATGAGTTCATTATCAAAAAATAAACGATTTAAATAAATTTTATAGCGAACATCTAGCTGTCCATGATCCCCAACGATTAAAAAGGTCGTTTCGTCACGAATGCCCGCATCTTCAACCGCTTTCACAAGCTCGCCAATGCGACGGTCCATTCGTTCCAATACGGCTTCTATATGAGGACCTTGTGTTCCATGCAAATGCTTCGAATCATCGAGATCGATTAAATGCATGAGCAACAAATTGGGCTTTTTGTTTATAATCGTATCAACCGCGCACTTTGTAATAAAATCATCTAAATACGGCTGCGCAATTCCTTGACGTACTTTCCCATATTTCCATTCCATCGCAAGCGTAAAGAGTTTACTGCCATTTTTTATAATTTTCAAAGCTTGATTTTCATTTTTAACTGCTTTTATTTCAGGAATATTGTAATGTATCGCCGCTTTTCCTGTAACGGGCCATAAAATACCTGCCGTTTTTAAGCCTTTATTCCGTGCGAATTCATAAACGGTGGGCATTTTCAAATCGTCTCGATACCAATGCCAGCTTTGCTCCTTTTCAGGTACAAAAGGTTGAAACGGGTTATTATGAAAAACGCCGTGTTTATTCGGATAAACCCCTGTTACATATGAGCTATGAATGACATAAGTAAGTGTGGGATAGACGCTTTTTACTCGATTCGTCGCTGCACCATGTGCAATCAACTGTGCTAAATTCGGCTTACATTTCGCACTATCCCAATTGTCTTTTGAAAAGGCATCATAGGATATGACGATGACATAATTATTTTTAGACTGCATAAAAATCACCTCACTGCATCGATATTTGCTGCAGGATCTTTCGGTAGTAGTAAGAACACGAGCAGCCCAATAATAAATAGCGGGATAATGGATAAAATACTATATTTCGCTACACCGGTCATCGTTGTTGTGAATGCCATTAAAAAGGGTCCGATAATGGCCGCGAATTTCCCGAATATATTATAAAAGCCGAAAAATTCATTCGAACGCTCTTTCGGAATAATTTTGCCATAATAGGAGCGGCTTAATGCTTGAATCCCGCCTTGTGCAGAACCAATCATCGCACCAAGAACGAATATATGCCACATTTCAGAAATAAAGAATGCGGCGATACATGCCACGATATACGTTAATATTCCTACAATAATCATGGAGCGTGTGGAGTATTTTTTTGCCAGTGTTCCATACAGTAATGCACAAGGAAACGCAATAATTTGAATGACTAATAAAATCGCAAGTAACATAAAAGTATTAAATGAATCCGAGCCTAAAACACTTGTTGCATAAGGCACGACCATTTTAATAATCGTATCAACACCATCAATGTAGCAGAAGTAAGCGATTAAGAAAATGAACACTACTTTGTAATTTTTAATTTGTAAAAAGGTCGTTCCTAACCGCTTAAAGCTATTGCCAACTAAATTCGTCTCTGGCTCGATGTAATGACGCTGCCTGACATCTTTGATCATTGGAATGGTAAATAATCCCCACCATAATGCCGTAATAAAGAATCCAATTTGATAGCCAATTGCCAAATCCATGCCCATAAAGAAAATGACAGCAAGGCTAATGCCAAATGGGATTACACTTGAAATATAACCAAATGCAAAGCCACTTGTTGATACTTTATCCATGCGTTCATCGGATGTAACGTCGACTAAAAAGGAATCATAAAAAATATTCGCCCCTGCAAAGCCGATACACGAGAGCACATAGACGACAATTAATAATTGCCACTGACCACTAGCTGGAGAAATGAATGCAAAGGATAAGGTCGCGATGATTCCGAGTAAAGCAAAGAACGTAAAGAAGCGCTTTTTCTTATCTTTATAATCGGCAAGTGCACCTAAAATGGGACTTAATAAAGCGACTAAAATACTAGCGAGCGAATTAAAATACCCAAGATCCATATTATTCACACCATCAAACATGCCAAAGACAATAGGGAAGAGGGCGGTCGTTATGGCCATTGAGTACGCAGAGTTCCCACAATCATAAAGTATCCAGGACTTTTCTTCTCTTGTTAACTTCAAACAATCCCTCCTTATGTACTGAATATTCTATTATTATATCACTTTCTGAATTTTACAATAACACGGAATTGTTAATGTGCTATCTTACTTCTATGTATATTTATGAAGAAATGTAAATAGCACACTTTTGAAGTCAAAAAAGAGCCTAGATCGTTCCTCTAGGCCCTTACTTGCATGAATTATTTTGGCTATCCATCAAAATGGCTGTTCTATCCGCCACTTCAACTTTCTATCCTTCTGCCCCGTTAATATCGCCAAAATTCCCAGTTATTTGTACGAAGATTACATTTTAGCTTTTCTAAAACCATTAAAAATATCGATAATTGAAATTATAATCATGACCGAAACGACAGCCCAAATTGTGCTATTCCACCAATTCAAAATGACTGAATCACTTGCCGCATTAAATACTTCCCCTGTATAACGGATGAACTCAGTATTAAATAAATTGGATTGTTGGATGAAAATAACAGTCACAATAATAAGCGCAACGTGATAAATCATATTCCAAACAGCTATTTTATTTGTCCATTTGCCAACAATCCACTTATATAAAATCAAACCAATTTCAAACAGAATTAGTGACCCTATAATTGGCCATAAAGTTAAAAGTACGTCTCGATTGAAAAGGGGGGCTACAAAATGAAGTTTGTCATGTGACCCACCTTGTTCGTAAATTCCGATAAGATCAGATGCTTTAAAGTAAACAGTAGCCCAAATGATTACACCTAAAAGTTCAAAAAATATTTCAGGTTTGGAAATTCGTTTCTTTTTTTCTACTGGCACGATGTTTTTTAAATCACTTGGTGTCCAAGGTTTTGGTAGCATCGACTTTTTGGCACCATCGTCCGTCACACGTTCTATGATCACAAAGATAATTGTAACCCAGAAAAATACTTGAGTTAATACTTCTACGCTTCCACCTATAAAGTGAATAACCAAATCAATACCAGATTCGATTAGCTGTGTATCTGGTGTGAAACTCGTGATTTGTTGAATGGTAAGTACGATAACATGAACGATAACGGCAATGGATGCGGCCATTTTTAAAATCGTCATATACGATTCAAATAACATCGGACCAATTAGGTAATTAGGTTGCCCGCGGTACTGATCGGCCAATTGAGCTGGATCCCCCAGTTTTGTAAGCGCGGTGTCTACATCATCTGCTGTATAGTCATCTGGAATCATATCCAAAATGGTTGACCTCAATTCCATTTCGATATCTGCACGTAATTTTTCGGGTAATCTTCTTGCTACTTCATAAATGTACAAGTTAATCTGTTCCATCTTTTTCATCCCCTTTAAGTAATAAGGCTAACTCATTAGATGTTTTTTCCCATTCGACTTTCAATGCCTCAAATACCTGCTTTCCATAATCACTTCGTACATAATACTTTCTCGGGCGGGTCTCAGTTGTATCCCAACTACTCGTTAATAATTCTTGTTTTTCTAAACGGCGAAGAAGGGGATACAGTGTGCTTTGGTCGATAGCAATACCCGATGTTTCTAACAACTGTACTAAAGAATAACCGTATTGTGGCTCGCTTAATTGGCTTAATACGGCAAGTGTCAATGTTCCTCTTCGTAATTCAGTCGTCAGTGAATTTAATAATTCATTCACACAAACACCTCGTTTTCTTTATAGTGTATATCGTACACTATTGTGGAAATGAAAACAATGGGCGTTAAAATTAAATTATGATTTTTTTCAAGAATAAGTCCTATTTGGGCTAATTGTTGTTTCTGAGGCAAAAAAAGAAGAGACTATCCGTTTTTTGCGGATGCCTCTGCTATATGGAGAATTTGATACTTATAAGATTTTTATAGGTATCTATTTTGGTTTATTTTAATGATAACTCGAGATCACCATGGGAGAGAGAAACTTCAAGCTGGTTATTCCCTTCATGTAGTTGGGATAGTTTCGTTCCAGAATCTTTATCGTTTACTGTGAGGTCTCCAAAGAATGTGCTCAAAACAAATCCGAGATCACTTTTTTTGTTTAATAACCTAAGGCCAACATCTCCAAAACTAGAAGAAATCGTCGTTTTTCCGTTTAACTCGCCAGTGACGTCAATATCGCCATGCTCGCTTTCAATTACTAAACTGTCACTTGAAAATTGATGTAACGTCAAATCCCCAAATGCATTATTAATTTCTGTATAACCTGCTTCAATGTTATTGAATGAAATATCTCCGTGGCGCACATCCAGATTGAGCTGTTCATAATTTAATTGTTGCAAGTTTACATCCCCGAAGCTAGAATCTACTGTAATGTTTGAGAGCAATACATCCTTAGGGACATAAATTTTAATAGAAGGCGATTTAAATGGTCCAAGGCCGATTGTCATTGCGTTTTCATTTTTGTTGCGAGACTTTACTGTTAGCGTATCGGCTTTTACAACATACGTAACATCTGACGTTTCAAAAGCACTTATTTCTAATGAAAAACGATCTGACGGAAGTATTTCAATATCCGAGTGTTCATTTGAAATGTTAATTTTTGTGAATTTGTCAAGTTCGTATGATTGGGACACAAAAGTTTTTTCGTTTGGTACGTAAAAACCTGTATTGTCTTTTAAAATATACCATTGTCCACCAGATGCAAAACCAATAATGGCGAATACAAGGCCGATTGCAATCATACAACCTGCAATAATTTTAAGCCGAGTAGTAGTCATTGGAAATCCCCCTTTCGTTTCCGTGTGATTTTCTGAAACATTTTAGCTAATATTTCTACACAGACAACACCAGTTCTTTTAATGAGACGGATTATGGTAGGCGAGATCAAGAGGCCAATGCCGGTTGTAACAAGCCCAAAACCAATAAATAGTAGTGCTGTCGGCCAATGTTCTATAATAATGAAAAAACCCGATATGAGCGCGACAAGTCCACTAAATAAAATACCACCTACAATAGCTAAAATAGCAATAACAAAGCTGAAAACGACTGCACCAGCTGAAATGATGAGCGCCACTGCCACAGCGAGAAGTGGTAACGAAAGTGGTGCCGATAATATAGCAAGGATGATTAGCCAAATTGCTGACATGTTCTTTTTCGTTGAAGGTGGTGTCGCGTCCAAATCTTTAATCGCAAAGTCGGCTAATATTTGTGCAGCCACTTGCGAAGGTGGTCCTAGCTGTTTTATGACTTGTTGCTCGTTCTCTTCTCCTGCTTCATCGAAATATTCTTCATAATAAATAAGTGCAGAATCAATTTCATGCACTGGGAGTCGGTGTAATCTACTCCTTAGGTTTTTTAAATAACCTGCTTTATCCATCTAATTTCCCTCCTAATAGTACACTGTCTACTTTTTCTTTATAAATTTTCCATTCGGTAAGAAGTTCTAGTAAACGCAAGTGCCCTAGTCCCGTAATCTGATAGTATCGCCTGTTCCTTCCTTGAAATGGCTGGTCATAGGTTGTTAAAAAATCAGCCTTTTGCAAGCGTCGCAATACAGGATAAAGCGTTGACTCCGAAATATTCATGACCGATTGGACTTCTTGCGTCAGAGAGTACCCGTAAGCATCTTCCTTTTCTAATATAGCGAGCACGCAAGCATCTAGTAAAGACGAGCCCAGTTGAAACGTCATCTTATTCACCTCACATTACTATACCTATATAAGGTTTTATATTATACGTTATATAGTATATGGATAGTATATGGCGTATAGTATTGATTTGTCAATAAATTTCAAATTTTTTACATAAAAAAGGCGAATGATAAATGGAATCTTAGTACTACTGCTGTATTAAATTCCATGCGTAGTTTTTTTGATTGGACAGCAAAAAAAAAATTTATAGTCATGTATAGTTTCATTGCAAACAGCTCATACTTATTTAGGTAACACTTATTCATCTAATTTGATGAGGAGGATGCATCATGAGTAATTCTAAGCCAGTAGAACAGGAATCTCAGGACAGTCCGCCACAACTGAACATTGAGTAAGCTTCATTTATATTACAGGCATGGTTAACCGGAGTTTTCTCTGAATAGTTATTGCTTGATATTTGAAGCTGAATTAAACCAGTTATAGTCAATTGTAGGCAATAAGTGTACTCGGACCCAGAATTATTCTGGGTCCATTTTTTTGAAGAAAAACATTTGGCAAAGGAACTGGGATCAATGAAACTAAAAAAAATGTATAATCATCGTGGAAATAGCCATATTAATAAGGATTTCACTTAAGAAATCTAATTTGATGAGGAGGATGCGACATGAGTAGGCCTAAAGAATTAGACCCAAAATCTCGAAAAATCCGCCATAACTGGTCAAGGATGAAGCATGCAAAATCTCAAGTAAATGGGCAAACAGAGATTACTCTGCATAACCGTATCTTGAGAAGCGAAGCGAAAGCCCGACAGTTTTAATCAGCTAGAAGTAATAAGTGTCATCGAGCCCAGAAATTATTTCTGGGTTTTTTGTTTTGAAATTTTTTATCCTTTTTATGATTTATCCAATATAACCATTAATTTAGTATTCCTTTATTTATTTTAGTTTTACATTCAAAAATTCAATTGAATAATAATTGTCGCATCAATTCGAATTGGCGATTTTTATTTACAACTTTTTTAAAATAGGCTCTATTATAGGGATATTGCTTAGTTCGGTGGGTATAAAGGTGTGTTAAAGGGTGCTATAAAATATAGACTTTTTCATACAAAAGTGTACTAATATAACTCGTCTATCTTGTAATAAAGTAAAAATTACTATTTTTGTAGGTACAAGGATCAATGGTGTGTCTACTTTTTTTATGTGAACTTAGTATGAAATACGCAATTAGAGCGATAGGTTATATTTGGGGTATATGCTATATTTGAATAAAATAACTACAATTTTATGGGTGCAGGAGAAAAGTGAGGGGTACATATTTATGAGCAATACATTTCGTTTCAAAACAATTCGCGCTAAGCTATTAAGCGCCTTTTTTGTCATTGTCTTTTTTATTTTTGGCTTTAGTACATATAATTATTTTGCTAATACGCGCGTCATTACTGCCGGAGAAAATATTGTACAAAAGGAATTACAACTGCTAATAGCTAGTGAAAAATTGGCATCGTCGATTAGTATTCGATCATCGGCAGCGAAAAGCTATGTATTAACAGGAAATAAGGCCTATAAAGAGTCATTTCAGCAATATATTGAAATTGCAGAAGCTAATAATGCCATCTTGAGCGAATTTGGGACAGATGAAAATTTGGCGGGACTTGTTGAAAAGGCAAGAGAATGGCGAGGAATAATACAGACACAAGTATTTGATGAATATGATAAAGGCAATAAAGAGCTTGCCGTTGAAAATTTGAAATCGGCGGATGCTCTAGCAGGGGAAGTAATGCTAGGCTACGAAGAAATTGCATTAGCACGTGAAGAAGCGATTAATGTACTCGGTAATGAAATGATTACACAGTCGAAGGTAACAATGTACGTAGGAGCATTCATTGGTACGATAATTATCATCCTTGCAATTATCGTCGCTATTATAACAGCGCGTATCATTACGAATCCGATAAAAGAGGTCGTACAAAAAATTATAGCGATGGCCAACGGGGATATGAGCCAAGCTCCATTAATACAAAAAACACAAGATGAAATTGGGTTGCTTGTGCAATCGGCAAATAGTATGAATAGTAAGCTACACGGCGTATTGAGCTCGATTCATGAAGTTTCTGAAAATGTTGCAGCAAGTAGTGAGGAGCTCGCGCAATCTGCTAATGGGGTGAAGGATGGTTCGGAACAAATTGCTCTTACGATGACGGACTTAGCAGACGGCTCAGAATCTCAGGCAAGTAGTGCAAGTGATTTAGCAAATATGATGGAACACTTTAAAGTAAATGTACAACAAGCTACGGATGAAGGAACTACAATGGCCAAGCATTCACAAGAAGTTTTACATTTGACAGAATCAGGACAAGGACTAATGAATGCTTCCACACAGCAAATGTACACAATTGATCAAATTGTCCAAGAAGCTGTGTCCAAAGTCGAAGGGTTAAATAGTCAATCACAAGAAATTTCAAAATTAGTCGATGTAATAGATGGCATTGCCAATCAAACAAATTTACTAGCTTTGAATGCAGCAATTGAAGCAGCACGAGCTGGCGAACAAGGAAAAGGATTTGCCGTTGTAGCTGATGAAGTACGTAAGTTAGCTGAGCAAGTTTCGCTTTCTGTTACAGATATTTCATCTATTGTGACACGTATTCAAAGTGAAACAACGGGTGTTACAACTTCACTGCAAATAGGCTATGACGAAGTGAAAAAGGGAACGTTACAAATTACCAATACGGGTAAAACGTTCGACAATATCGCGACAGCTGTGAATCTTATGTCGTCGAATATTCAAGGGATTACAAATAACTTGCAAGGTATTGCTACGACAACAGAGCAAATTAATCGCTCTATTGATGAAATTGCAGCGATTACGCAGGAATCAGCTGCTGGAGTCGAACAAACGACTGCAACGATTGAGGAAACAGCGGGAGCAATGGAAGAAATAGCGAGTAGCTCGGAGCAATTAGCGATTGTTGCTGAAAGTTTAAATACGCAAGTACAACAATTTAAGCTATAAAAAAGTAAGGAAGTCTTCATAGTTATGTGCATTTGCACACTGTGAAGACTTTTTTCTTATTTATTAGAATATTCAAAAGTGATAGAATAAATAATACTTTATGTTTTGACTTGTCAGGGAAAGGGTGGATCAAAGGGTGATTTAAGTCAACCGCCATTAGAACAAAAAACACGAGATGAAATTGGGTTACTTATACAATCGACGAACACTGTTAATAGCACTTTACATAGCGTATTGAGCACGATTCATGAAGTTTCTGAAAATGTTGCGGCAAGTAGTGAAGAGCTCGCACAATCCGCGTTAGGGGTGAAAGATGGCGCTGGACAAATCGCAATAACGATGACGGATTTAGCAGATGGCTCAGAATCGCAGGCGAATAGTGCAAGTGATTTAGCACAAACTTTAAAGTAAATGTACAACAAGCAACGGATGCAGGTTCAACAATGGCTAAGCATTCCCTTGAAGTTTTACAATTAACTGATATTGGCCAAGGATTAATGAATTCATCAACTCAGCAAATGTATACAATTGATCGAATTGTACAAGAGGCTGTGTCCAAGGTAGAGCGATTAAATAGTCAATCACAGGAAATTTCAAAATTAGTTGTTGTTATTGACGGTATTGCAAACCAAACGAATTTACTAGCATTAAATGCAGCGATTGAAGCAGCAAGAGCAGGCCAACAAGGGAAAGGCTTTGCGGTTGTAGCTGATGAAGTACGCAAACTGGCTGAGCAAGTTTCCCTTTCTGTTACAGATATTTCCTCGATTGTGACACGTATTCAAAGCGAAACGATTAATGTTACAACATCACTACAAACAGGTTATGATGAGGTGAAAAAAGGAACAGCACAAATCACTGATACGGGTGAAACGTTCGAGAATATCGCTATGGCTGTGAATCTGATGTCTTCGAATATTCAAGGGCATCATGGAAAATCTACAAGGCATTGCCACGAAAACGGAGCAAATTAATCGCTCAATTGACGAAATTGCAGCCATCACGGAGGAATCCGCAGCCGGTGTCGAACAAACAACGGCAACAATCCAGGAAACAGTAGGATCAATGGAAGAAATCGCGAATAGTACGGAACAATTAACTACTGTGGCTGAAGAACTAAATATCAAATTGCAACAATTTAAGTTGTAGAAATAGGGAAGTCTTCATAGGTGCATATGCATATATGAAGACTCTTTTCTCTTTTTAGAATATTGATAATGTTTTATTGTAGCGGGATGGAAGAACATGTTATCTTGCATGCAATTGGGAAATTGAATTAAATAAACTCCCAATAGCGGAGAATGAAATCTCCTTATAAAAACCAGTGGCGAGGCATGGAGCATGTCCTATGGTTAAAATAATTTAAGACTATTATTGTTACTTACCAACCGATTGTTCATAATGATGGAAGAACGATACTGCGTTTACGCAGTGATATTGGTGGAACTCCGCATCTGTTTTGGCTATTGTTAAGTTGTTGCCACGCAGTAATTTAATAGCTTCTGCTTGTGTTATTTACTTGTTGTAATGCATCGACACCAGAATATGAGCGAAGTTGCAACTTGGTAGTTTACGTTCTTTACCCAAGAAGGATAGAGTAACTAAAACAACCTAGGTAAACACAGTAATTCCAGAATGATTATCTCTAATTTATCAAGGCTTTAAGCAATCTGTTTTATTAATTGTGAATACTGTGCTTGTATAAAATATAGATTAGAGTTAGGATGGTCGAAGAAAAAATAACACAATTTAGTGTTAGTTTCGGTAAACCTCATCATAAGTATTAGAGGTTTTCCATGTATAATAGCATATAGAAATAATATTAAGTAAACTAATCTTGAACTAGACTGTTAGCTAAAAAATATATTTATAATTTTAGTTGGCTTAGAATGGAGACCATGTGAATGTTAAGTGAACAGACGAGATATTCTAGGCTCGCGAGTATAACCAAAGTAATTAATACAAAGTTAGAAATACGTGAAGTTTTCCAGCGTGTAACGCAGGCAATATCCGAGGAAATCGTGCAATGTAACTCGGTTGGTATTTATTTACCCGAAAAAGATGGCACATTTAGGGGATTTGTAGGAAAACCAGAAGATATGAATGGCATAACGCTCGATACACAGGTAATTGATCTTGAAACAGACTTACTTGCCAAAGAAGTCATTGAAACTAAAAAAACTGTCTATATCTCTGATACCTCAAAGGATAATCGGCCGGACCTGAGATCGGTAGAAGCCTTCAAAATTAAATCCTTATTAGCACTGCCTATCTTATATGAACAAGAGATATTTGGTTTAGTTTTCTTATTTGATTATGGAACGCCGATGGATTTAACAGTGTCGGAAATTCAAAGTGTTGAAGCATATGTGAATATGGCTGCAGTTGCAATTCAAAACGCAAATAATTTAATGCAAAAGGAAAACCTTATAGCAGAAAAACAGTTGTTACTCGATGTTACACGTGATTTATCGATGTGTTCCTCGGTGCAGGAAAGTCTTGACAAATGTTTTTACTACCTAGGAAAGATTTTAGATAGCAAAAAAAGTGCGGCGCATATCCTGGATCCGTTGGCGAAAAATACTACCACATACATGAAGTTAAATAAAGATTGTGAGTGGACAGAAGCGACTTGGATGGAGAATCTTAAAAGCATAAGTTTAAACCAAAGCTACGAAGCTATGATTCAACAGGTTATTAAAACAAAAAGTATAATCCTCACTCCAAATATAGATAGTATGAGTCTACTTATGATTCCACTGGTTTCAATGGGGGAAGTATTAGGTGTTATAACGGTTGTCAATTTAGGAGGGGAAGCTTGTAATTACCATGAATCTCAAATTCAATTAGCAAAATCAATAGTTGATGCCACAGCCCCTACGTTTTCAAACTTGTTATATATGGACCAACTTGAAAATATGGTAGAAGAGCGAACAAGGGAACTAGCTACTGCTAATGAAAATGTTACAAGTGTTATTGAAAGTATAACGGATGGATTCTTTGCATTGAACAAAAAGTGGGAATTTCTTTACATAAATAAATATCAATATTTGCCGCAAAGGAAAACGGCAAAAGATGTATTAGGTCGGAATATATGGGGAATTTTCCCTGAATGTATAGGCTCGGTCATGTATAAGGAATTTCATCGTGCGATGTCAGAGCGAATAGCAGTACATTTCGAAATGACCTCAGCCTATAATGATTATTGTTACGAAGTAGTTGCTTATCCGTATGATGAGGGTATCTGCTGCCTATTAAAAAATATAACCGAAAAAAAGAAATATGAGAAGGAATTGAAAAGATTATCAAACCTAGACTTAA is drawn from Solibacillus sp. R5-41 and contains these coding sequences:
- a CDS encoding methyl-accepting chemotaxis protein, with protein sequence MSNTFRFKTIRAKLLSAFFVIVFFIFGFSTYNYFANTRVITAGENIVQKELQLLIASEKLASSISIRSSAAKSYVLTGNKAYKESFQQYIEIAEANNAILSEFGTDENLAGLVEKAREWRGIIQTQVFDEYDKGNKELAVENLKSADALAGEVMLGYEEIALAREEAINVLGNEMITQSKVTMYVGAFIGTIIIILAIIVAIITARIITNPIKEVVQKIIAMANGDMSQAPLIQKTQDEIGLLVQSANSMNSKLHGVLSSIHEVSENVAASSEELAQSANGVKDGSEQIALTMTDLADGSESQASSASDLANMMEHFKVNVQQATDEGTTMAKHSQEVLHLTESGQGLMNASTQQMYTIDQIVQEAVSKVEGLNSQSQEISKLVDVIDGIANQTNLLALNAAIEAARAGEQGKGFAVVADEVRKLAEQVSLSVTDISSIVTRIQSETTGVTTSLQIGYDEVKKGTLQITNTGKTFDNIATAVNLMSSNIQGITNNLQGIATTTEQINRSIDEIAAITQESAAGVEQTTATIEETAGAMEEIASSSEQLAIVAESLNTQVQQFKL
- a CDS encoding YpzG family protein — protein: MSRPKELDPKSRKIRHNWSRMKHAKSQVNGQTEITLHNRILRSEAKARQF
- a CDS encoding MFS transporter → MAITTALFPIVFGMFDGVNNMDLGYFNSLASILVALLSPILGALADYKDKKKRFFTFFALLGIIATLSFAFISPASGQWQLLIVVYVLSCIGFAGANIFYDSFLVDVTSDERMDKVSTSGFAFGYISSVIPFGISLAVIFFMGMDLAIGYQIGFFITALWWGLFTIPMIKDVRQRHYIEPETNLVGNSFKRLGTTFLQIKNYKVVFIFLIAYFCYIDGVDTIIKMVVPYATSVLGSDSFNTFMLLAILLVIQIIAFPCALLYGTLAKKYSTRSMIIVGILTYIVACIAAFFISEMWHIFVLGAMIGSAQGGIQALSRSYYGKIIPKERSNEFFGFYNIFGKFAAIIGPFLMAFTTTMTGVAKYSILSIIPLFIIGLLVFLLLPKDPAANIDAVR
- a CDS encoding methyl-accepting chemotaxis protein, which gives rise to MTCQGKGGSKGDLSQPPLEQKTRDEIGLLIQSTNTVNSTLHSVLSTIHEVSENVAASSEELAQSALGVKDGAGQIAITMTDLADGSESQANSASDLAQTLK
- a CDS encoding DUF1700 domain-containing protein → MDKAGYLKNLRSRLHRLPVHEIDSALIYYEEYFDEAGEENEQQVIKQLGPPSQVAAQILADFAIKDLDATPPSTKKNMSAIWLIILAILSAPLSLPLLAVAVALIISAGAVVFSFVIAILAIVGGILFSGLVALISGFFIIIEHWPTALLFIGFGLVTTGIGLLISPTIIRLIKRTGVVCVEILAKMFQKITRKRKGDFQ
- a CDS encoding DUF4097 family beta strand repeat-containing protein, whose amino-acid sequence is MTTTRLKIIAGCMIAIGLVFAIIGFASGGQWYILKDNTGFYVPNEKTFVSQSYELDKFTKINISNEHSDIEILPSDRFSLEISAFETSDVTYVVKADTLTVKSRNKNENAMTIGLGPFKSPSIKIYVPKDVLLSNITVDSSFGDVNLQQLNYEQLNLDVRHGDISFNNIEAGYTEINNAFGDLTLHQFSSDSLVIESEHGDIDVTGELNGKTTISSSFGDVGLRLLNKKSDLGFVLSTFFGDLTVNDKDSGTKLSQLHEGNNQLEVSLSHGDLELSLK
- a CDS encoding PadR family transcriptional regulator, with product MNELLNSLTTELRRGTLTLAVLSQLSEPQYGYSLVQLLETSGIAIDQSTLYPLLRRLEKQELLTSSWDTTETRPRKYYVRSDYGKQVFEALKVEWEKTSNELALLLKGDEKDGTD
- a CDS encoding PadR family transcriptional regulator, which translates into the protein MTFQLGSSLLDACVLAILEKEDAYGYSLTQEVQSVMNISESTLYPVLRRLQKADFLTTYDQPFQGRNRRYYQITGLGHLRLLELLTEWKIYKEKVDSVLLGGKLDG
- a CDS encoding methyl-accepting chemotaxis protein, with translation MAKHSLEVLQLTDIGQGLMNSSTQQMYTIDRIVQEAVSKVERLNSQSQEISKLVVVIDGIANQTNLLALNAAIEAARAGQQGKGFAVVADEVRKLAEQVSLSVTDISSIVTRIQSETINVTTSLQTGYDEVKKGTAQITDTGETFENIAMAVNLMSSNIQGHHGKSTRHCHENGAN
- a CDS encoding alkaline phosphatase family protein → MQSKNNYVIVISYDAFSKDNWDSAKCKPNLAQLIAHGAATNRVKSVYPTLTYVIHSSYVTGVYPNKHGVFHNNPFQPFVPEKEQSWHWYRDDLKMPTVYEFARNKGLKTAGILWPVTGKAAIHYNIPEIKAVKNENQALKIIKNGSKLFTLAMEWKYGKVRQGIAQPYLDDFITKCAVDTIINKKPNLLLMHLIDLDDSKHLHGTQGPHIEAVLERMDRRIGELVKAVEDAGIRDETTFLIVGDHGQLDVRYKIYLNRLFFDNELIYEENGEMKWRAYVQGAGGAAYLHVQQGDEEAKATAITLLEALAKKAKYGIEAIYSRKELDKFHVDEQFEYMIEAKEGYCFEDDYTKEVVVDLHALGQKYATHGYSPEKTDYTSNLIISGSSIKAGFDIGDVSVVDIGPTIAHILKLPFENVDGRALIEIFK
- a CDS encoding GAF domain-containing sensor histidine kinase, giving the protein MLSEQTRYSRLASITKVINTKLEIREVFQRVTQAISEEIVQCNSVGIYLPEKDGTFRGFVGKPEDMNGITLDTQVIDLETDLLAKEVIETKKTVYISDTSKDNRPDLRSVEAFKIKSLLALPILYEQEIFGLVFLFDYGTPMDLTVSEIQSVEAYVNMAAVAIQNANNLMQKENLIAEKQLLLDVTRDLSMCSSVQESLDKCFYYLGKILDSKKSAAHILDPLAKNTTTYMKLNKDCEWTEATWMENLKSISLNQSYEAMIQQVIKTKSIILTPNIDSMSLLMIPLVSMGEVLGVITVVNLGGEACNYHESQIQLAKSIVDATAPTFSNLLYMDQLENMVEERTRELATANENVTSVIESITDGFFALNKKWEFLYINKYQYLPQRKTAKDVLGRNIWGIFPECIGSVMYKEFHRAMSERIAVHFEMTSAYNDYCYEVVAYPYDEGICCLLKNITEKKKYEKELKRLSNLDLIGQMAAGISHEIRNPMTTVRGFLQLLSNESEFEKHNDYFSVMIEELDRANSIITEFLSIGNTKTSDLQMLDLNSIIRDITPLIKIDTFNQNKFIQFNLKDIPDLLLNRNEIRQLIINLYRNGLEAMSTGKVLFISTYKEDENCVVLAIRDEGEGISPAIVEKVGTPFYTTKDNGTGLGLGICYAIAARHNAKIEIQTGSEGTTFLIKFTYR